The genomic stretch AGGACAGGATGACAGTGGCTGATATTCAATATACATTCGGGAAATATACTTCATCTTCGTATAATGGTAATGGAGGGACTTGAATATCGTTTCACAGTACATaaaacacattgtgtgtgtgtgtgtgtgtgtgtgtgtgtgtgtgtgtgtgtgtgtgtgtgtgtgtgtgtgagtgtgtgtgtgtgtgtgtgtgtgtgtgtgtgtgtgtgtgtgtgtgtgtgtgtgtgggtgtgtgtgtgtgaatgttgcgTTATCAACGATCCctacaaaatgaaatataataacagtagCTGTCATTTCCAAAAGGATTTCGATTATTACTTcagatattgaaaaatatatatattttttacattttaagatTTACCCATCGGCTGTGATAAACACaccgagggagaaaggaaagacctTGTGATGGTCAACACGGAGAGTCTTTATAAATACTGAGTCGCAAGGGTACAAGACATCGACTTCCATCATGAAGCTCTTGGTGTGTGGTGCTTAACTTACTGCAAGTTTTTCGTGTTTTCGTGGATGTGAATGTGGTCTTGTACAATCTGTTAAATAGACGAAGTACTAATGTGTAGTGCCTAAGCGATACATTACTTTTCTTGTAGGTTTTGGCACTCGTAGCTGCTGTATCTGCTGCTCCTCAGGGTTACGACCTAGGCACGCCCTCAGGACCTTCCTTCGAGTCTGGGAGCTGTGGGAGTGGACAAGTGCTGCATGTGGATGGCAGCTGTGTGACACCTCAAGTGAACAGCCGTGTGTTCCTGTATGATGTGCCAGAAAATGAAGGTGTTGTAAATCGGCCAGACTACATTCCAGAACCTAAATTGGAACGCAATATCATTTTCGTGAGACTTCCTGATGGCGCACAGGGACCAGAACCCATCGTCCTACCACCGCCACAACAGCAACACGTCGTGTATGTCCTGAATAAGCAGTCTGAACATGACCAACGAGTGATCGAGGTTCCAGCACCACCGCCATCCAACCCCGAAGTGTTCTTCGTGAACTACGCAGAAGGAGAGAACCCGACTCTTCCCAGCGGAGTCGACCTTCAGACGGCGCTGAGTTCAGCTTCCCAGGGCGGTGGTCAAGTTGTTGGAGGCGGTGGtgttggaggaggaagtggaggtggtatTGGGGGTGGTATTGGAGGTGGTATCGGAGGTGGTATCGGAGGTGGCATCGGGGGTGGTATCGGAGGTGGTATCGGAGGTGGCATCGGGGGTGGCATTGGAGGTGGTATTGGAGGTGGTATTGGTGGTGGTATTGGAGATGGTGCTGGAGGTGGCAGTTACTCTCCTCCTTCTAATATCTACAGCACACCTTAAAGGCAACCGGACAaagtcatatattttatatcactatatatttatttgtaggtAAGAAAATAAATGCTGTTATAGAAAAACTACTTTGTATACCCTGCACATGCACGGATTTCATAATTTGAAAATGCTATTGTATtagtaatggaaataaaattGATCCATAAATTCTGCGTgccccttttttatatcttaaatgATCCTGATGGTAGTGaaatgagaatgatgaagagGCTGACAGCAGGAAATATATAATCAATGTCACTAATAATGAATATCCATAAAacttaatgaataatgaataattatcattatcatcatggcatGGCTGCAtcgacccttcgcttccagccacgggggtccctcatggcgagtctacGGGGGGGCTGTCGGCCCatatctaattcctcgcgacaggactggtcgagctgcccaagccatgacctccaggGTCGTCcctcgggcctcctccacccaggattgtctcgcaaagagacaacctgatgggcaggatcatccacagggaaacaagctaggtgcccataaagCCTGAGTtagcggtcccggattatgcaagtaacaggccccatgccagtctcatggtgtagtcgtcagttggacacatggtcctgccagctgtatTCCATTATCCGGCgtaaggacttgttacaaaaggcatcaagacgaggctCCAAGGCACTAGGCAGTGTCCAggcagcatcaaggccttgaagacacgtagcttggcccttctgcatagataccgacgtctccaaatgctcttgttgatcgagctcATGGCTCCTGtagccagaccaatccgtctactgacttcttggtctgacaaaccAGAGAcctggactacactaccaaggtatgaaaaactctcatcatcatcatcaataacggtatgctcatgtttgagcagccgtggacctctccaccatccttcgccattcaacttgatcttacgcttttctttccacttgtaccatcgacagcccgcaaatatctttgatgctgtcgttcagtcttgtcttcggtttgcctcttcttctgtttcctatcaccatccctgtcagcaagtctttctcaatacttttacttctcatcacatgaccaataaactttaatttcctcctgttcaagatgaccaacagccggtctttacaatttatttttctcagcacttcatcattcgtcttcttctctgtccagctaatatgcagtactcgtctgtaacaccacatttcaaaactattgatctttttcttgtctatctacttcagcacccaacactcggaACCATataatgcaattgggaaaactaatgagttcaataacctcagctttgtctgtaaggtaatgcttcggtctttccagatgttattgagagcaattgtggcgtttttggcaatggcaattcttctttttatctccggtgaatcatcatatatattagttaaaacagctccaagataagtgaactctttcacattttccacaatcattccattgattgtaacatgttcatcattgttcattgccggttatctttgaatcttcatgatcttagttttcttggcattaagaaacaagccagccttttcgcttgtttctctaactttatctagtagttgttgtagttcagtgatactgctagcaatcaaaactatatcatcggcgtaccttagatttgatattttgtatcctccaacatctacagctccttcaaaattctctagagcacctctcataattgtttcagaatatatgttaaagaggtgccgagacagaatgcaaccctgtcacactccttgtttgacttcgaaccattctgttaacccataagtggttcttacagctgcttgttgttagTCATACAtgacttttattagttggatgatgttttggaaacttcataccgttcatgttattccagaggatatcgtgatcaacagtatcaaaagctttcaagtaatcgatgaaacacaggtatagctctttttgatgttctgtttttctctatgatcaattttaaatttagaatctggtttctggtaccttttccagggcgaaaacctgcttgttcgtctgcaatttcctctcttaacttcaacttcattctttcagcaataatttcaacaaaattttgctgctgtgacttattaatgcaattgtcctgttattgttgcattggagtgcgtcacctttttaaggtatgggagtaaagactgattttacccagtcttctggccatctgtacaaagtttgtagaagtattcaacactttcgccagcattctgattagttctgctgttatttcatctattccgggctcttgttattcttacttcttttatggcttttataacttcgtctagcagtggcggtggttcatcttcgctgtcattgagtctaattaatgttgttgttagatctttattctttttgtataggttggaacaatattgattccatctatctttgacttcttttccatcacataaaacaagtccatcttcaattttgatagtgtccattgtaggtttaaattttcgtgtgatgtttcgtactcctacgtaaagttctttagttgtcttattgatagaacatttttcaattctctggcaatgttcatttaaatatttttccttatcttgtcgcaataatctttgaatttttgtatttggtttttgtaaattactttttcaactggattattgataccctttgatcttaggcatcttcttgtttcaatttcacttagtgttttttagatatcccaggggaatttgtcttttctttttggcgatagtttcttaagtagcgctcagcaagagttcttttccttcttcccacaactcatttggtgttttatcatcttcacattgattgagtacttcaaatttgtttgacattataattctgtaattgttatcaagagttttgtagtcgagctttagaggtggtgttggacgctccatctttttgagtcttgttttaaagtcgatagttagtagttggtggtcactgttgcaatcggcaccaggtcttgtcttggcattttttatgcaacttttccatttttggttcagcacaatgtagtcaatttggttgcgtgttcttttgtctggtgaaaaccacgtgtacaagtgtcttgggtggtgttggaacaatgtattggctataactagattatttgtactacagaattcaataaaatctttacctctttcatttatatctccaagccgaattttccacaggtgtcatttttagatatttttcctactttggcgttgaggtctcccatgattacttttacatctctgttagggattgtgtctaaagtatcttggagagagttataaaaattttccatttcttcatcacttgcaatgttggttggtgcgtagcattgtataatactaatgttatgaggttttgcttgtattctgacttttaaaatgcgatcatttattgggtgtacccaattagtgcatttgcagtttttttcgtgagaatcataccaactcgtgactataatttccttcttctttccaaaaaaaaaaaaaaactgtctgttttcttagttttgaaactttcattacttttccaattggtctcacttattcctagtattgaatgttgtatctatccattcgttacagacagtatgtaatttacccatctcttcattttccttacgttccacgttccgatttttaatgtgtttctaattggacatgtttctttatcttctttgtcttccagatgcatatttaacattgtcagcctggttgcccactgactaacgcgccccttgataacccacgcgacgggcgatgtggtatgaattatcatttctgcatttaatcattggtgtagaggtttgtcaggagaaacgaaaagttgagtggaatcccccaggctccttctcaactcgcagtctccaactaactaggaggaactatctctgccgctttaaaacagttacactgtaatacgccatattatttggtgaaaccagtaatcagtagaactgaaggtgttttcaccagatatccattgccctgctgccgacaattTCACCGCagccctggtatagggagctaatagggtgctatccttgttcaagggaaccccagggtgcagtttatcgTCTTACccagatttgttttttgttttttacaatatcaaaatatatattttatttattattataattatatatatatatatatatatatatatatatatatatatatatatatatatatatatttatatatgtatacctggattttcatgattttcttggcaatttagagcggtggtttgccattgccttccgcccggtgttgttatcgagtcaccatctctttttacccggttctgggaccggcactgacttgggctggcttgcccacccagcggctaggcaggcaatcgaggtgaagatccttgcccaagggaacaacgcgccggtcggtgattcgaaccctcgaactcagattgccgtcgtgacagtcttgagtccgataatcgtaattgttatgataattatgtttcTTAATTGGTGTTTCAGGGCCTTCCTTAAGGAGTGGTACTCCTGGAGTGCTCAGCCATGATACCCATAAGgtgtatgaaaaatgaaaaagtagaaaTGTATATTATTTGGCTAAATAAAgcatatgattctctctctctctctctctctctctctctctctatatatatatatatatatatatatatgtgtgtgtatgtgtgtgtgtgtgtggtgtgtggtgtggtgtgtgtgtgtgtgtgtatgtgtgtgtgtgtgtgtgtttgtgtgtgattgtgtgtgtgtgtgtgtgtgtgcatttgtgtatgtatatatatatatatgtatatatatgtgtatatgtatatgggtatatatatacatcatatatatgtatatatatatatatatatatatatatatatatatataatatatatatacatatatatatataataatgtatagatatatatagatatatatacatatatatatatatatgtatatatatagatatatatgtatgtatatatatacccatatacatatacacatatatatatacatatatatatatatacatacacaaatgcacacacacacacacacacacaatcacacacaaacacacacacacacacacacatacacacacacacacacacacacacacacacacacacacacacacacacacacacatatatatatatatatatatatatagagagagagagagagagagagagagagagagaatcatatgcTTTATTTAGCCAAATAATATACAtttctactttttcatttttcatacacCTTATGGGTATCATGGCTGAGCACTCCAGGAGTACCACTCCTTAAGGAAGGCCCTGAAACACCAATTAAgaaacataattatcataacaattacgattatcggactcaagactgtcacgacggcaatctgagttcgagggttcgaatcaccgaccggcgcgttgttcccttgggcaaggatcttcacctcgattgcctgcctagccgctgggtgggcaagccagcccaagtcagtgccggtcccagaaccgggtaaaaagagatggtgactcgataacaacaccgggcggaaggcaatggcaaaccaccgctctaaattgccaagaaaatcatgaaaatccaggtatacatatataatatatatatagatatatatatatatatatatatatatatatatatatatatatatataaattataataataaataaaatatatattttgatattgtaaaaaacaaaaaacaaatctggGTAAGAcgataaactgcaccctggggttcccttgaacaaggatagcaccctattagctccctataccagggctGCGGTGAaattgtcggcagcagggcaatggatatctggtgaaaacaccttcagttctactgattactggtttcaccaaataatatggcgtattacagtgtaactgttttaaagcggcagagatagttcctcctagttagttggagactgcgagttgagaaggagcctggggattcactcaacttttcgtttctcctgacaaacctctacaccaatgattaaatgcagaaatgataattcataccacatcgcccgtcgcgtgggttatcaaggggcgcgttagtcagtgggcaaccaggctgacaatgttaaatatgcatctggaagacaaagaagataaagaaaacatgtccaattaagaaacacattaaaaatcggaacgtggaacgtaaggaaaatgaaagagatgggtaaattacatactgtctgtaacgaaatggatagatacaacattcaaatactaggaataagtgagaccaattggaaaagtaatgaaagtttcaaaactaaagaaaacaagacagttttttttttttttttggaaaagaagaaggaaattatagtcacggagttggtatgattctcacgaaaaaaaaactgcaaatgcactaattgggtacagcccaataaatgatcgcatttaaaagtcagaatacaagcaaaacctcataacattagtattatacaatgctacgcaccaaccaacattgcaagtgatgaagaaatggaaaatttttataactctctccaagatactttagacacaatccctaacagagatgtaaaagtaatcatgggag from Penaeus monodon isolate SGIC_2016 unplaced genomic scaffold, NSTDA_Pmon_1 PmonScaffold_10504, whole genome shotgun sequence encodes the following:
- the LOC119568683 gene encoding ATP-dependent RNA helicase A-like, whose protein sequence is MKLLVLALVAAVSAAPQGYDLGTPSGPSFESGSCGSGQVLHVDGSCVTPQVNSRVFLYDVPENEGVVNRPDYIPEPKLERNIIFVRLPDGAQGPEPIVLPPPQQQHVVYVLNKQSEHDQRVIEVPAPPPSNPEVFFVNYAEGENPTLPSGVDLQTALSSASQGGGQVVGGGGVGGGSGGGIGGGIGGGIGGGIGGGIGGGIGGGIGGGIGGGIGGGIGGGIGGGIGDGAGGGSYSPPSNIYSTP